A single genomic interval of Nonomuraea rubra harbors:
- a CDS encoding GNAT family N-acetyltransferase: protein MLIAEVSPADDPLGSQLLALQQASYAIEAELIKDDRIPPLHESLDELRAQPLLWLAAMAGGDRLAGAVAWQETPAEVDINRLIVHPELLRQGIGRTLVKEVMARAGERRIVVSTGRDNAPARALYERLGFGLRGELEVIPGLWIAQYGHPSA, encoded by the coding sequence ATGTTGATCGCCGAAGTGTCCCCGGCCGACGATCCGCTCGGCTCGCAGCTGCTCGCCCTGCAGCAGGCCTCCTACGCCATCGAGGCCGAACTCATCAAGGACGACCGCATCCCGCCCTTGCACGAGAGCCTGGACGAGCTGCGCGCCCAGCCCCTCCTGTGGCTGGCCGCGATGGCCGGGGGCGACCGGCTGGCGGGGGCGGTGGCGTGGCAGGAGACGCCCGCCGAGGTGGACATCAACCGCCTGATCGTCCACCCTGAGCTGCTGCGACAAGGGATCGGCCGGACCCTGGTCAAGGAGGTCATGGCCAGAGCGGGGGAGCGCCGGATCGTGGTGTCCACCGGGAGGGACAACGCACCGGCTCGTGCGCTGTACGAACGGCTCGGGTTCGGCCTGCGCGGCGAGCTCGAGGTGATCCCCGGGCTGTGGATCGCGCAGTACGGCCATCCGTCGGCCTGA
- a CDS encoding MOSC domain-containing protein, translated as MSEHETTGVVRRLITYPVKGCAGVELTRAKLVAAGLEHDRAFMVIDDDGGFRSQRRDPLLATIRPSVDGSRLTLRAPGIAELRIEVDLTSRRRPVRLFGRPYHGIDQGEEVAGWLSAVLGGPCRLVRVPPEHDRLTGGLTPGTSAYADSSAILAVSQASLDELNRRMDVPLPVERFRPNIVIDGWDEPHLEDRAGRLAIGTGELGYAKRAIRCAVTTVDQVTGGETGPEPLRTLATYRRVADGGVAFGAKFAVVRPGELAVGDRLSVTSWVTPEPLRETSGAVSA; from the coding sequence ATGAGCGAGCACGAGACGACCGGCGTCGTCAGGCGGCTGATCACCTACCCCGTCAAGGGCTGCGCCGGCGTCGAGCTGACGCGCGCGAAGCTGGTGGCGGCCGGCCTCGAACACGATCGTGCCTTCATGGTGATCGACGACGACGGCGGCTTCCGCAGCCAGCGACGCGACCCGCTGCTGGCGACCATCCGCCCGTCCGTCGACGGTTCGCGGCTCACGCTGCGGGCTCCGGGCATCGCCGAGCTGCGGATCGAGGTCGATCTGACGTCCCGCCGGCGGCCGGTGCGGCTGTTCGGGCGGCCTTACCACGGCATCGACCAGGGCGAGGAGGTCGCGGGGTGGCTGTCGGCGGTGCTGGGCGGCCCGTGCCGGCTGGTCCGGGTGCCGCCGGAACATGATCGGCTGACGGGCGGCCTGACGCCGGGTACCTCCGCGTACGCCGACAGCAGCGCGATCCTCGCCGTCTCCCAGGCCTCCCTCGACGAGCTGAACCGGCGCATGGACGTGCCGTTGCCCGTGGAGCGCTTCCGCCCGAACATCGTGATCGACGGCTGGGACGAGCCCCACCTGGAGGACCGCGCCGGGCGCCTCGCCATCGGCACCGGCGAGCTCGGCTACGCCAAGCGGGCGATCCGATGCGCCGTCACGACGGTCGATCAGGTCACCGGCGGCGAGACCGGGCCCGAGCCGCTGCGGACGCTCGCCACGTACCGGCGTGTGGCCGACGGTGGGGTCGCGTTCGGGGCCAAGTTCGCCGTCGTACGGCCGGGTGAGCTCGCGGTCGGCGACCGGTTGAGCGTCACCTCCTGGGTCACGCCGGAGCCGCTGCGGGAAACCTCCGGTGCGGTATCCGCGTGA
- a CDS encoding YciI family protein, protein MKYLMFVCTDAQPDTDKENEPDIHAWVAENDARGRRLQGSELAPAAAATTVRVRDGELLLCDGPFAETQEVIVGFDLLECADLDEAIEIARAHPMARAGRLELRPFAEPQR, encoded by the coding sequence GTGAAGTACCTGATGTTCGTCTGCACCGATGCCCAGCCCGACACCGACAAGGAGAACGAGCCGGACATCCACGCGTGGGTGGCGGAGAACGACGCCCGCGGCCGGCGCCTCCAGGGCTCGGAGCTGGCGCCGGCGGCCGCGGCGACCACCGTGCGGGTGCGCGACGGTGAGTTGCTGCTGTGCGACGGTCCCTTCGCCGAGACCCAGGAGGTGATCGTGGGCTTCGACCTGCTGGAGTGCGCGGACCTGGACGAGGCGATCGAGATCGCCCGCGCCCATCCCATGGCCCGGGCCGGGCGGCTGGAGCTGCGCCCGTTCGCGGAGCCGCAACGGTGA
- a CDS encoding RNA polymerase sigma factor, with protein MTPAPGRRPAGAGAAASAGVTVSASTAASAGVTVSAGAAASAVEAAAADAYVRIVAALIRVTGDWALAEDCAQEALTLALQRWPADGVPANPGGWLMTVARNRAIDTLRRASVERRKLDELAVLTRTATHPAGHVDAVGEMADGMVGEVVDDRLRLIFTCCHPALAMEARVALTLRTICAVPTADIARAFLVSESTMTRRLTRAKTRIADAGIPYRVPSGRALTERLPGVLAVLYLLFTRGYTAGGEPAFAAEAIRLARLLGQLMPDRQEVSALLALFLLQHSRHDARRDADGDLLPLDQQDRSRWDHAAITEALGILATIRQDGPYALQARIAACHATAPSAAATDWQAIASCYDELARIQPTPVVELNRAVAHGYAHGPAAGLALLARTRTGGRLDGYPLAVAAEADLTARQGDHDRAAALFRQAAALARSEPERRALLHRADDLSHQG; from the coding sequence GTGACGCCGGCGCCAGGCCGCCGGCCCGCCGGAGCGGGTGCGGCGGCCTCGGCTGGCGTGACGGTCTCGGCCAGTACGGCGGCCTCGGCCGGCGTGACGGTCTCGGCTGGTGCGGCGGCCTCGGCGGTCGAGGCCGCCGCCGCGGACGCCTACGTCCGCATCGTCGCCGCGCTGATCCGCGTCACCGGTGACTGGGCGCTGGCCGAGGACTGCGCGCAGGAGGCGTTGACGCTGGCCCTGCAGCGGTGGCCGGCCGACGGCGTACCGGCCAACCCTGGAGGCTGGCTCATGACGGTCGCGCGCAACCGGGCGATCGACACGCTCCGGCGTGCCTCAGTGGAACGCCGCAAGCTGGACGAGCTGGCGGTGCTCACCCGCACCGCCACGCATCCCGCCGGCCACGTGGACGCGGTGGGCGAGATGGCGGACGGGATGGTGGGCGAGGTCGTGGACGATCGTCTGCGGTTGATCTTCACGTGTTGCCATCCCGCGCTGGCGATGGAGGCGCGGGTGGCGCTCACGCTGCGGACGATCTGCGCGGTGCCGACGGCGGACATCGCCCGCGCCTTCCTGGTCAGCGAGTCCACCATGACCCGCCGGCTGACCCGGGCCAAGACGCGGATCGCCGACGCCGGCATCCCGTACCGCGTGCCCAGCGGCAGAGCCCTGACCGAGCGGTTGCCCGGCGTCCTGGCGGTGCTCTACCTGCTGTTCACCCGCGGCTACACGGCCGGCGGCGAGCCGGCGTTCGCCGCGGAGGCGATCCGCCTGGCCCGGCTGCTCGGGCAGCTCATGCCGGACCGGCAGGAGGTGTCCGCGCTGCTCGCCCTCTTCCTGCTGCAGCACTCGCGCCACGACGCCCGCCGCGACGCCGACGGCGACCTGCTCCCGCTCGACCAGCAGGACCGGTCCCGCTGGGACCACGCCGCCATCACCGAAGCCCTCGGCATTCTGGCCACGATCAGGCAGGACGGCCCGTACGCTCTGCAGGCGCGCATCGCCGCCTGCCATGCCACGGCGCCGTCGGCGGCGGCCACGGACTGGCAGGCGATCGCGTCCTGCTACGACGAGCTCGCGCGGATTCAGCCGACCCCCGTGGTGGAGCTGAACCGCGCGGTGGCCCACGGCTACGCCCACGGCCCGGCGGCGGGGCTCGCGCTGCTGGCCCGGACACGTACGGGCGGCAGGCTGGACGGCTATCCTCTCGCCGTCGCCGCCGAGGCGGACCTGACGGCCCGCCAGGGCGACCATGATCGCGCCGCCGCTCTGTTCCGTCAGGCCGCAGCGCTCGCCCGCAGCGAGCCGGAGCGCCGAGCCCTGCTCCACCGCGCCGACGACCTCTCCCACCAGGGATGA
- a CDS encoding DoxX family protein, whose translation MATTIHQPVTHTSVARAEHKTPADYVWAIARISIGWVFLWAFLDKTFGFGFATPAAKAWINGGSPTTGFLKGTGEHALGGFFTGLAGQVWVDWLFMAGLAGVGLALVLGIGTRIAAGAGTAMLLLMWAAELPLTTNPFMDDHLIYAIVLIGLALTGAGTTLGLGNLPIVQRTAWLK comes from the coding sequence ATGGCCACCACCATCCACCAGCCTGTGACGCACACCAGCGTGGCCAGGGCGGAGCACAAGACCCCGGCCGACTACGTCTGGGCCATCGCCCGGATCTCGATCGGCTGGGTCTTCCTCTGGGCCTTCCTGGACAAGACCTTCGGCTTCGGCTTCGCCACCCCGGCGGCCAAGGCCTGGATCAACGGCGGCAGCCCCACGACCGGCTTCCTCAAGGGCACCGGCGAGCACGCCCTCGGCGGCTTCTTCACCGGCCTGGCCGGGCAGGTCTGGGTGGACTGGCTGTTCATGGCCGGCCTGGCCGGCGTCGGCCTGGCGCTCGTCCTGGGCATCGGCACCCGCATCGCCGCCGGCGCCGGCACCGCGATGCTGCTCCTGATGTGGGCCGCCGAGCTGCCCCTGACCACCAACCCCTTCATGGACGACCACCTCATCTACGCGATCGTCCTCATCGGCCTCGCCCTCACCGGCGCCGGCACCACCCTCGGACTCGGCAACCTGCCCATCGTCCAGCGCACCGCCTGGCTGAAGTAG
- a CDS encoding class I SAM-dependent methyltransferase, whose product MSAGPNRWVEEVATGLPPGRALDLAAGEGRNALWLAERGWSVTAVDFSAVAVERARSLAAQRLGEHAGRVQVVEADVRHYAAAPAAFDLVMVVYLQVEAVLRRQVMRSAATAVAPGGLLLVAAHDSENLAHGTGGPQDPAVLYRADDVAADIEGCGLRLDRAEARLRPVEGSRDAIDAFLLATRGAAAS is encoded by the coding sequence GTGTCGGCCGGGCCGAACCGGTGGGTGGAGGAGGTGGCCACCGGCCTGCCGCCTGGCCGGGCGCTGGACCTGGCGGCGGGCGAAGGGCGCAACGCGCTGTGGCTGGCCGAGCGCGGCTGGAGCGTGACCGCCGTGGACTTCTCCGCCGTCGCCGTGGAGCGAGCACGATCCCTGGCCGCGCAACGGCTCGGCGAGCACGCCGGTCGCGTGCAGGTGGTCGAGGCGGACGTCCGCCACTACGCCGCCGCCCCTGCCGCCTTCGACCTGGTGATGGTGGTGTACCTGCAGGTGGAGGCGGTGCTCAGGCGGCAGGTCATGCGGTCCGCCGCCACCGCGGTCGCGCCCGGCGGGCTGCTCCTGGTGGCCGCGCACGACAGCGAGAACCTGGCGCACGGGACGGGCGGCCCTCAGGATCCGGCGGTCCTGTACCGCGCGGACGACGTGGCGGCCGACATCGAGGGTTGCGGGCTGCGGCTGGACCGGGCGGAGGCCAGGCTCCGCCCGGTCGAGGGCTCCCGGGACGCGATCGACGCGTTCCTGCTCGCCACGCGGGGCGCCGCCGCGTCCTGA